The following are encoded together in the Brassica napus cultivar Da-Ae chromosome A9, Da-Ae, whole genome shotgun sequence genome:
- the LOC106368848 gene encoding transcription termination factor MTERF15, mitochondrial-like has translation MYSLLLHGKRRFVDLQKWPSFIVSLNLSRNASSSSASGLKGKNFTVSYLVDSLSFTPKLAESISKKVTFDDKSRPDSVLNLFKSHGFTDSQISTIITAYPLLLTADAEKSIAPKLQLLLSRGASPSELTETISKVPRILSKDRSLTVYYDFVKEVIEADKKSTSTLCLPKRGKQENKIRNISALRELGMPQRMLFPLLISNRPHICGKERFQESLKKVVEMGFDPTTPRFLEALRIVMGMNNETVQEKVSVYKRLGFTAEDILVMFKRFPIFLALSEKKITRSFETMKECGLLEDEELRSVVKMFPQCLGFSEENILNSVETFLGLGFSRDEIAMMVKRLPASIGYAGETVKRKTEFVVKEMSWPLRAVALFPQVLGLSMEKRIVPRCNVIKALISKGLIKSELLPSLSSALVCTDQDFLKRYVRKHDEDEEFVAELMAVFTGEMRTNK, from the coding sequence ATGTATTCACTGCTTCTCCATGGTAAACGAAGGTTCGTCGATTTGCAGAAATGGCCTAGCTTTATAGTTTCACTGAATCTTTCGCGAAAtgcatcttcttcctctgcttctGGTCTCAAAGGCAAGAACTTTACAGTCTCTTACCTCGTTGATTCCCTGAGTTTCACCCCAAAACTCGCTGAATCAATCTCAAAGAAAGTCACTTTCGACGACAAGTCTCGTCCTGATTCAGTTCTGAACCTTTTCAAAAGTCATGGCTTCACAGATTCTCAAATCTCCACCATCATTACAGCTTACCCACTGTTGCTTACAGCAGACGCTGAAAAGTCTATTGCCCCCAAGCTTCAGCTTCTGCTGTCTAGAGGAGCTTCACCCTCTGAGCTCACTGAGACTATTTCAAAAGTCCCGAGGATCTTGTCAAAGGACAGATCTTTAACCGTGTACTATGACTTCGTCAAAGAGGTTATAGAAGCCGACAAGAAGAGTACTTCCACTTTATGTCTGCCCAAAAGGGGTAAGCAGGAGAACAAAATCAGAAACATATCTGCTTTGAGAGAACTGGGCATGCCTCAGCGAATGTTGTTCCCTCTTCTCATCTCAAACCGCCCACACATCTGTGGGAAAGAAAGGTTCCAAGAGTCTCTCAAGAAGGTCGTTGAGATGGGTTTTGATCCCACCACCCCAAGGTTTCTTGAAGCTCTGCGGATTGTTATGGGAATGAATAACGAAACGGTGCAAGAGAAAGTCAGTGTCTATAAACGTTTAGGCTTTACTGCGGAAGATATTTTGGTAATGTTCAAGAGGTTCCCTATTTTTCTTGCACTCTCTGAGAAGAAGATAACTCGTAGTTTCGAAACCATGAAGGAGTGTGGGCTCCTTGAAGACGAGGAGCTCCGCTCAGTGGTGAAAATGTTTCCGCAGTGCCTTGGCTTTTCAGAGGAGAATATATTGAACTCTGTTGAAACATTCCTAGGTCTTGGCTTCAGCAGAGATGAGATTGCCATGATGGTGAAGCGCCTTCCGGCGAGCATTGGGTATGCTGGAGAGACGGTGAAGAGGAAGACTGAGTTTGTGGTGAAGGAGATGAGTTGGCCACTAAGGGCTGTGGCTTTGTTTCCTCAGGTGCTTGGATTAAGCATGGAGAAGAGGATTGTCCCAAGGTGTAACGTAATCAAAGCTCTCATCTCCAAAGGATTGATCAAAAGTGAACTCCTCCCTTCACTGTCGTCTGCTTTGGTATGTACAGATCAGGATTTCTTGAAAAGGTACGTGAGGAAGCACGATGAGGACGAGGAGTTTGTGGCTGAGTTGATGGCTGTATTCACTGGAGAGATGAGAACAAACAAATAA
- the LOC106368847 gene encoding uncharacterized protein LOC106368847 — protein MFSLIPHGRRSIELPLRLNLVNLLQNASAFSSDVSSLQDGRKGKTFTVSYLVHSLGLTRKLSETISTKVNLEDKCNPDSVLSLLRSHGFTDSHLSSIVTNYPRLLTADAEGSLSPKLKFLKSRGASSSELSETLSKVPRILGVKKEKSISIYYDFVRDVIEADKSLEYVKLRPSSLPQGSQQENKLRNVSALRDLGVPQRLLLPLLISDHQLLCGNEKFKESLKKVVEMGFDPTTSKFVKALRIVQRYSSKAVEDKVSFFVELGFDVEDVWAMFKKYPPFLNNSEKKVTQTIETLKMCGLQEDEILSLFEKFPQCISYSEEKMEKAIDTLLCLGFSKGDLTVILKRFPQFIGLSAESLKEKTEFLVKEMNWPLKAVVSTPAVLGYSLEKRTVPRCNVIKALMTKGLLGSELPTISPVLAIADEAFLNKYVRKHNDKKLVAELMATFTGKKKKNKKNLDLVKSS, from the coding sequence ATGTTCTCTCTGATACCCCATGGAAGAAGGTCTATCGAGTTACCGCTACGTCTAAATCTCGTGAATCTTTTGCAAAATGCATCAGCTTTCTCCTCTGATGTGAGCTCTCTTCAAGATGGTCGAAAAGGAAAGACCTTTACTGTCTCCTACCTCGTCCATTCTCTGGGTTTAACTAGAAAACTCTCGGAAACCATCTCCACGAAGGTCAACCTCGAGGACAAGTGCAACCCAGATTCTGTTTTGAGTCTACTTAGAAGTCACGGGTTCACAGATTCTCACCTCTCAAGCATCGTTACAAACTATCCACGGCTGCTTACAGCAGATGCTGAGGGATCTCTTAGTCCCAAGCTCAAGTTTTTGAAGTCGAGAGGAGCTTCAAGCTCTGAGCTCAGCGAGACTCTTTCAAAAGTTCCTAGAATCTTgggagtgaagaaggagaaatctATCAGCATATATTACGATTTCGTCAGAGATGTTATCGAGGCTGATAAGAGTTTAGAGTATGTAAAGTTGCGTCCTTCTTCTTTGCCGCAGGGGAGTCAGCAAGAGAATAAGCTCAGAAATGTATCGGCTTTGAGAGATCTCGGTGTGCCTCAGCGGTTGTTGCTCCCTTTGCTTATCTCTGATCATCAGCTTCTCTGTGGGAATGAGAAGTTTAAAGAGTCTCTCAAGAAGGTTGTTGAGATGGGTTTTGATCCCACGACCTCAAAGTTTGTCAAAGCCTTACGCATTGTTCAAAGATATAGCAGCAAAGCAGTAGAAGATAAAGTCAGTTTCTTTGTAGAGTTAGGCTTTGATGTGGAAGATGTATGGGCAATGTTCAAGAAGTATCCTCCGTTTCTGAATAATTCAGAGAAGAAGGTAACGCAGACGATTGAAACCCTTAAGATGTGTGGACTACAGGAAGATGAGATCCTCTCACTGTTTGAGAAGTTTCCACAGTGTATTAGCTATTCAGAGGAGAAGATGGAGAAGGCCATTGATACACTTCTATGCCTTGGATTCAGCAAGGGTGACTTGACAGTGATTTTGAAGCGCTTTCCTCAGTTCATTGGATTATCCGCAGAGTCGTTGAAGGAGAAGACTGAGTTTCTGGTGAAGGAGATGAATTGGCCTTTAAAGGCTGTGGTTTCAACCCCTGCAGTACTTGGATACAGCCTGGAGAAGAGGACTGTACCGAGATGTAACGTGATCAAAGCTCTCATGACGAAAGGATTGCTTGGAAGTGAACTCCCTACAATCTCGCCTGTTTTGGCCATCGCCGATGAAGCTTTCTTAAACAAGTATGTGAGGAAGCACAATGACAAGAAGCTTGTGGCTGAGTTGATGGCTACCTTCActggaaagaagaagaaaaacaaaaaaaatttggacctTGTTAAATCAAGTTGA
- the LOC106365270 gene encoding rho GDP-dissociation inhibitor 1-like, with product MGLDDENKKGEASGETSDRENRLSRMNSESSLSEEDEERKPELGPMIALKEQLEKDKDDESLRRWKEQLIGVVDFEDVGETPDPVVKILHLTVRSPDREEMVLTIPDDGVPNPKGPWFTIKEGSKYTLVFNFRVTNNIVSGLRYNNTVWKTGVKVDSTKAMLGTFSPQAEPYQHVMPEETTPSGIFARGSYSARTKFVDDDNKCYLEINYTFDIRKNWQ from the exons ATGGGTCTGGATGATGAAAATAAGAAAGGAGAAGCTTCAGGAGAAACATCAGATAGAGAAAATAGGCTAAGCAGAATGAACAGTGAAAGCTCCTTGtctgaagaagacgaagagaggAAGCCCGAACTCGGCCCCATGATCGCTCTCAAAGAACAGCTCGAGAAAGATAAG GATGATGAAAGCTTGAGGAGATGGAAGGAGCAGCTTATCGGGGTCGTGGATTTTGAAGACGTCGGAG AGACACCGGATCCTGTAGTAAAGATCCTACACTTGACAGTTAGGTCTCCAGACAGAGAGGAGATGGTGTTGACGATACCTGATGATGGAGTGCCAAACCCAAAAGGTCCTTGGTTCACCATAAAGGAAGGATCCAAGTACACACTTGTCTTCAACTTCCGTGTCACCAACAATATCGTTTCGGGCCTTCGCTACAACAATACCGTTTGGAAAACCGGTGTCAAGG TGGATAGTACGAAAGCAATGCTTGGAACGTTTAGTCCTCAAGCTGAGCCTTACCAACATGTAATGCCTGAAGAAACGACGCCGTCTGGTATTTTCGCTAGAGGATCCTATTCCGCAAGGACGAAG TTCGTTGATGACGATAATAAGTGCTACTTGGAGATCAACTACACCTTCGACATCCGCAAGAATTGGCAATGA